One Setaria viridis chromosome 5, Setaria_viridis_v4.0, whole genome shotgun sequence genomic region harbors:
- the LOC117856719 gene encoding nuclear distribution protein nudF translates to MSAPPARTLADLDGDVLAHCAGYLGHRDVASLAMACRPLRAAAYSDAVWYRLFRDQWPFEKICGAVGLRELYIRRHTEVHQMKFDDPLSAIFHLNPAETSPSHLMLDKNSVWLSQGSVAKKLSFDWPVSGVVETHRNHSARITCMRSFSLIDTPLFRSDTQKNEKALVTSSTDRTIRLCWKGHSRCYKGHSAPVTALVDKLLVDGESKVLASGGEDCTIRLWSMSTRAKNHPLIATFHGHEKALSFLSVTRHKSSLLVSCSKDSKVKVWDTVAASSGSSSCVGSTHINSSGPPIALKCHESLCYMVAGSEVTAIDLRTMKKASVLALHNHGILSCEMLPSEWLICTGTKDKALLWDIRKGQELPNAVAELHSDGPVTLLHLDPYKVVTGVPSDCEVHVWETRTGELLNTLSCGEPADLGGRSRLSAMAVDGCRIAMAGSSPEGSVFHYRDFVKSSAPVSLPGKEVSRFWRPQFGYNDSDDEE, encoded by the exons ATGTCGGCACCGCCGGCGCGGACGCTCGCGGACCTCGATGGCGACGTGCTGGCCCACTGCGCCGGCTACCTCGGCCACCGCGACGTCGCCAGCCTAGCCATGGCCTGCCGgcccctgcgcgccgccgcctacAGCGACGCCGTCTGGTACCGCCTCTTCAG GGATCAATGGCCATTTGAGAAGATTTGTGGAGCTGTAGGGCTCAGAGAACTATACATCCGTAGGCACACTGAAGTACATCAAATGAAATTTGATGACCCTCTATCAGCTATTTTTCACCTAAATCCTGCGGAAACATCACCGAGCCACCTAATGCTTGATAAGAACTCTGTCTGGTTGTCTCAG GGTTCAGTTGCCAAAAAACTTAGTTTTGATTGGCCGGTATCTGGAGTGGTGGAGACTCACAGAAATCATAGTGCAAGGATCACTTGTATGAG GTCATTTTCACTGATTGATACCCCACTGTTTCGAAGTGATAcacaaaaaaatgaaaaagcaTTAGTCACTTCAAGCACAGACAGAACAATCCGTCTTTGTTGGAAG GGTCACTCACGCTGTTACAAGGGCCATTCAGCACCAGTCACCGCTCTGGTTGATAAGTTGCTTGTGGATGGTGAATCTAAAGTACTTGCAAGTGGAGGGGAAGACTGCACCATTCGCCTATGGTCTATGAGTACGAGGGCGAAAAATCACCCTCTAATAGCAACATTTCATGGGCATGAAAAAGCATTGTCATTTTTATCTGTTACTCG GCATAAGTCCTCCCTGTTGGTGAGCTGTTCCAAAGATTCAAAG GTTAAAGTTTGGGATACAGTGGCTGCTTCCAGTGGTTCATCGTCATGTGTAGGCAGTACTCACATCAACTCAAGCGGTCCACCAATTGCACTGAAGTGCCATGAATCCCTTTGCTACATGGTCGCTGGATCTGAAGTGACAGCGATCGACTTGAGGACAATGAAGAAGGCTTCTGTTCTTGCACTCCACAACCATGGAATACTTTCTTGTGAGATGCTGCCTTCCGAGTGGTTAATATGCACCGGCACAAAAGACAA GGCTCTCCTTTGGGATATCCGCAAGGGTCAAGAACTCCCAAATGCAGTGGCGGAACTGCATTCAGATGGCCCAGTGACTCTGCTTCACCTGGATCCATATAAGGTGGTGACCGGGGTACCATCAGACTGCGAGGTCCATGTCTGGGAAACTCGAACAGGGGAACTGTTGAACACATTGAGCTGTGGTGAGCCTGCAGACTTGGGAGGGAGAAGCAGATTGTCAGCCATGGCTGTGGACGGGTGCAGGATCGCCATGGCGGGCAGCTCTCCAGAAGGCAGTGTGTTTCACTACCGGGACTTTGTGAAGTCTTCAGCCCCTGTATCTTTGCCCGGCAAGGAGGTTTCCAGGTTCTGGCGGCCCCAGTTCGGCTACAACGATAGCGATGATGaagaataa
- the LOC117855949 gene encoding plant cysteine oxidase 2, producing the protein MQVKASGGLPELEGSRSASRVGGAIRRRRQRRPRRGAGAPQAMAAPVTAVQRLFEACREVFNGADPGAVPPPAGIERVKSVLDSITAADVGLIPNMSYFRRVDPRGTPKITYLHLYKCEAFSIGIFCLPSRGVIPLHNHPGMTVFSKLLFGTMHVKSYDWAAQQDAPDVPLQGPRLAKVKADGILTAPRETSVLYPEDGGNMHCFTAQNACAVLDVLGPPYDDGRGRHCQYYNVSSSAISVGGSMILPGADRYEWLEESEPPEDFYLVGSTYMGPRILDH; encoded by the exons ATGCAGGTGAAGGCCAGCGGCGGCCTCCCGGAGCTGGAAGGCAGCAGGTCGGCGTCGAGGGTCGGCGGCGCTatccgtcggcggcggcagcgacggccgcggcgcggcgcgggggcgcCCCAAGCGATGGCCGCGCCCGTCACCGCCGTGCAGCGGCTCTTCGAGGCGTGCCGCGAGGTCTTCAACGGCGCTGATCCAGGCGCGGTTCCACCACCAGCCGGTATCGAGAGGGTCAAGTCCGTTCTAG ATAGTATCACAGCAGCAGATGTTGGTCTAATTCCCAACATGTCATATTTTCGACGTGTTGATCCCCGTGGCACTCCTAAAATCACGTACTTGCACCTATACAAGTGTGAGGCTTTCTCG ATCGGCATCTTTTGTTTGCCTTCAAGGGGTGTCATTCCTCTCCATAATCACCCTGGGATGACTGTGTTTAGCAAGCTTTTGTTTGGAACCATGCATGTGAAATCTTATGACTGGGCAGCCCAACAAGACGCACCTG ATGTCCCATTGCAAGGACCACGTTTGGCAAAAGTAAAGGCTGATGGCATCTTGACTGCACCTCGTGAAACATCGGTACTATATCCAGAAGATGGTGGTAATATGCATTGCTTTACCGCACAGAATGCTTGTGCCGTGCTTGATGTCCTTGGCCCTCCATATGATGATGGCAGGGGAAGGCATTGCCAGTACTACAATGTCTCTTCCTCTGCAATCTCTGTTG GAGGCTCGATGATATTGCCTGGAGCGGATAGATATGAGTGGCTGGAGGAGAGTGAACCACCAGAAGATTTTTATCTTGTCGGATCAACATACATGGGCCCAAGAATTTTGGACCATTGA